A genomic region of Marinobacter qingdaonensis contains the following coding sequences:
- a CDS encoding SPOR domain-containing protein has protein sequence MSRDYARKNRSASASATPKKKPARAPGTSKTRARSAAPARAQQGGLSLKWILSLAAVGGFVGFIVYLNSLPPSEPSRPAQPPAAKTEPKPATTAKQEDKKPGFRFYEMLPESEVVPPKVEEYTPGPAKQDFNYLVQSGSFRKKDDAERQRAQIAFQGLRASVQRIDLDSGSTWYRVNVGPFSSRSQMNSAIDKLVSINIQPLIRKIPKEG, from the coding sequence ATGTCCCGAGACTACGCCCGCAAGAACCGTTCGGCCTCTGCGTCTGCGACCCCGAAAAAGAAGCCGGCGCGCGCCCCTGGCACGTCCAAAACGCGCGCCCGCTCTGCCGCTCCGGCCCGCGCCCAGCAGGGCGGCCTGTCGCTGAAGTGGATTCTGTCGCTGGCGGCCGTCGGCGGGTTCGTCGGGTTCATTGTCTACCTCAACTCCCTGCCACCGTCCGAGCCCAGCCGACCGGCGCAACCGCCAGCGGCCAAGACCGAGCCGAAGCCGGCAACCACCGCCAAACAGGAAGACAAGAAGCCGGGTTTCCGCTTCTACGAGATGCTGCCGGAATCGGAAGTGGTGCCGCCCAAGGTCGAGGAGTACACCCCTGGCCCCGCCAAGCAGGACTTCAACTACCTCGTGCAATCCGGCTCCTTCCGCAAGAAAGACGACGCTGAGCGTCAGCGTGCCCAGATTGCTTTCCAGGGCCTGCGTGCGAGCGTCCAGCGCATCGACCTGGACAGCGGCAGCACCTGGTACCGGGTTAATGTCGGGCCGTTCAGCTCCCGCAGCCAGATGAATTCGGCCATCGACAAACTGGTGTCAATCAACATCCAGCCCCTGATCCGGAAAATCCCGAAAGAAGGCTGA
- the hslV gene encoding ATP-dependent protease subunit HslV, with the protein MTTILSVRRDDEVAMGGDGQVSLGNTVMKGNARKVRRLYNGKVVAGFAGGTADAFTLFERFEAQLEKHQGNLTRAAVELAKDWRTDRALRRLEALLAVADKTASLIITGNGDVIEPEQGLIAIGSGGPFAQASARALLENTELSAHEIVEKGLDIAADICIYTNHNRTLEVLSTND; encoded by the coding sequence ATGACTACGATACTTTCGGTCCGGCGCGATGACGAAGTCGCCATGGGCGGTGACGGCCAGGTTTCCCTGGGCAATACGGTAATGAAGGGCAATGCCCGCAAGGTTCGTCGTCTCTACAATGGCAAGGTTGTGGCCGGGTTTGCCGGCGGCACCGCCGATGCCTTTACCCTGTTCGAGCGGTTTGAGGCCCAACTGGAAAAGCACCAGGGCAACCTGACCCGAGCCGCGGTCGAGCTGGCGAAGGACTGGCGAACGGATCGTGCCCTACGCCGCCTTGAGGCCCTGCTGGCGGTAGCCGACAAGACCGCATCGCTGATCATCACTGGTAACGGCGATGTCATTGAACCAGAGCAGGGACTGATTGCCATCGGCTCCGGTGGCCCCTTTGCCCAGGCCTCGGCCCGGGCACTGCTGGAGAACACCGAGCTGTCGGCCCACGAAATCGTCGAGAAGGGCCTGGATATCGCGGCCGACATCTGCATTTACACCAACCACAATCGCACCCTCGAAGTGCTGTCCACCAACGACTGA
- the hslU gene encoding ATP-dependent protease ATPase subunit HslU has translation MSAMTPREIVHELNKHIVGQEEAKRAVAIALRNRWRRMQLDSSLRDEITPKNILMIGPTGVGKTEIARRLAKLADAPFLKVEATKFTEVGYVGRDVESIIRDLADMAIKMLREQEMKRHEHRALDAAEERILDALLPPARDFNEDSQPRENSSTRQLFRKKLREGELDDKDIEIDLSSSGAGVEIMAPPGMEEMTNQLQSMFSNLSSEKRKTRKMKVVDALKRVQEEEAAKLVNEEEIKQKAIQAVEQNGIVFIDEIDKVAKRSENTSSDVSREGVQRDLLPLIEGSTVSTKYGSIRTDHILFVASGAFHLSKPSDLIPELQGRLPIRVELQALTPEDFKRILTEPDASLVQQYEALMATEGVQLTFAEDAIARIAEVAWKVNESTENIGARRLHTVLERLLEGLSFDAGDKVTDGFEVTAAYVDEKLGDLSEDEDLSRYIL, from the coding sequence ATGTCTGCAATGACACCCCGTGAGATTGTCCACGAGCTGAACAAACACATCGTGGGCCAGGAAGAAGCCAAACGGGCGGTGGCGATCGCCCTGCGTAACCGCTGGCGCCGGATGCAGCTGGATAGCAGCCTGCGCGACGAGATCACGCCGAAGAACATTCTGATGATCGGCCCCACCGGCGTCGGCAAGACCGAAATCGCGCGCCGGCTGGCCAAGCTGGCAGACGCGCCCTTCCTGAAAGTGGAAGCGACCAAGTTCACCGAGGTGGGCTACGTGGGCCGGGACGTGGAGTCGATCATCCGGGATCTGGCCGACATGGCCATCAAGATGCTGCGCGAGCAGGAGATGAAGCGTCACGAGCATCGGGCCCTGGATGCCGCCGAGGAGCGCATTCTGGATGCCCTGCTGCCGCCGGCCCGGGATTTCAACGAAGACAGTCAGCCGCGGGAAAACTCCTCCACCCGCCAGCTGTTTCGAAAGAAGCTGCGCGAGGGCGAGCTGGACGACAAGGACATTGAAATTGACCTGAGCAGCAGCGGTGCCGGCGTGGAGATCATGGCCCCTCCGGGCATGGAGGAGATGACCAATCAGCTGCAAAGCATGTTCTCCAACCTGTCCTCGGAGAAGCGCAAGACCCGCAAGATGAAGGTCGTGGATGCGCTCAAGCGGGTTCAGGAAGAAGAGGCGGCCAAGCTGGTCAACGAGGAAGAGATCAAGCAGAAGGCGATTCAGGCCGTGGAACAGAACGGCATCGTCTTTATCGACGAGATCGACAAGGTCGCCAAGCGGTCGGAAAACACCTCCTCGGACGTGTCCCGGGAAGGCGTACAGCGGGACCTGCTGCCGCTGATCGAAGGCAGCACGGTGAGCACCAAGTACGGCTCCATCCGCACCGACCACATCCTGTTCGTGGCGTCCGGCGCCTTCCATCTGTCCAAGCCGTCGGACCTGATTCCGGAGCTGCAGGGCCGCCTGCCAATCCGGGTGGAACTGCAGGCGCTGACGCCCGAGGACTTCAAGCGCATCCTGACCGAACCGGATGCGTCCCTGGTCCAGCAGTACGAGGCCCTGATGGCGACCGAAGGCGTGCAATTGACCTTCGCTGAAGACGCCATCGCCCGGATTGCGGAAGTGGCCTGGAAGGTCAACGAAAGCACCGAAAACATCGGGGCCCGCCGCCTGCACACGGTGCTCGAACGGCTGCTGGAAGGCCTGTCCTTTGACGCCGGCGACAAGGTGACCGATGGCTTCGAGGTGACCGCGGCCTACGTCGACGAGAAACTCGGGGACCTGTCGGAAGACGAGGACCTGAGCCGTTATATCCTGTAA